From Chryseobacterium sp. IHB B 17019, one genomic window encodes:
- a CDS encoding SRPBCC family protein yields the protein METLSYEKIIDAPKQKVWDVLWNSETYSEWTKFFSPGSVMKSDWKVGGKTYFINAEGEGMVSTIDSLEEPNQLIFKHLGMVDKDGNEDTQSKEVMEWSGCYEKYILIDFDGKTKLHTEVQVDKDWEEHMNNGFIKGLEVVKDLAEAK from the coding sequence ATGGAAACATTATCTTACGAAAAAATCATTGATGCTCCGAAACAGAAAGTTTGGGATGTACTTTGGAATTCTGAAACTTATAGTGAATGGACGAAGTTTTTCAGTCCGGGATCTGTAATGAAATCCGACTGGAAAGTTGGCGGCAAGACATATTTTATAAATGCAGAAGGTGAGGGTATGGTATCTACTATTGATAGTCTGGAAGAACCTAATCAGTTAATATTTAAGCATTTGGGAATGGTAGACAAAGATGGAAACGAAGATACTCAAAGTAAAGAAGTCATGGAATGGAGCGGCTGCTATGAAAAATATATTTTAATTGATTTCGACGGGAAAACCAAGCTTCACACGGAAGTACAGGTTGACAAAGATTGGGAAGAACATATGAATAACGGTTTTATAAAAGGCTTAGAAGTTGTAAAAGATCTTGCTGAGGCTAAATAA
- a CDS encoding alpha/beta fold hydrolase, with protein MNLVEKGHKSVNGIKMYYEIYGSGKPLVLIHGGGSSILFDYKEVISRLETQFQLIGIDLQNHGMTDHRDIPETFDQDADDVVALLKELNIKKASFWGFSNGGNTVMQIAHRHPEMVEKLIVASAFYKRNGMMDGFFEGMMEATMDVMPEPLKINFLNLNPDFSKLENMFDKDSKRMQNFEDWSEDVLKGIKCPTLFISGDKDVMKPEHVVEMWRLVEGSQLMILPATHGSYMMADFNGNVDHKMIVLTTNEVEKFLNH; from the coding sequence ATGAATCTTGTTGAAAAAGGTCATAAATCGGTCAACGGAATTAAGATGTACTATGAAATCTACGGTTCCGGAAAACCTTTGGTGCTGATTCATGGTGGCGGATCTTCAATTTTATTTGATTATAAAGAAGTGATTTCAAGACTTGAAACTCAATTTCAACTCATCGGAATTGATCTCCAGAATCATGGAATGACCGATCATCGCGACATTCCCGAGACTTTCGATCAGGATGCGGATGACGTTGTCGCACTTTTAAAAGAATTAAATATTAAAAAAGCTTCATTCTGGGGTTTCAGCAACGGCGGAAATACGGTAATGCAGATTGCTCATCGACATCCGGAAATGGTTGAAAAGCTGATCGTAGCTTCCGCATTTTACAAAAGAAACGGAATGATGGACGGTTTTTTTGAAGGAATGATGGAGGCAACGATGGATGTGATGCCTGAACCACTTAAAATTAACTTTTTAAACCTAAATCCCGACTTTTCGAAATTAGAAAATATGTTCGACAAGGACAGTAAAAGAATGCAGAATTTTGAAGACTGGAGTGAAGATGTTTTAAAAGGAATAAAATGCCCTACATTATTTATTTCTGGGGATAAAGACGTAATGAAACCGGAACATGTGGTTGAAATGTGGCGTCTGGTGGAAGGCTCGCAATTAATGATTCTTCCTGCCACGCACGGCTCTTACATGATGGCGGATTTTAATGGAAATGTCGATCATAAAATGATTGTTCTGACAACAAACGAAGTAGAGAAGTTTTTAAATCATTAA
- a CDS encoding retropepsin-like aspartic protease — protein sequence MMNKNYFVILLVLLSSAMSLSAKATLSGKLFYSTVFKDKNDKGPNENKSSKKRSTFSGEFVTDFTMKNGLIYVNASLDGNVRSFLLDSGLGCDLILNSEAKFLENLKETDICINGMGSGKCRAVETSWVGTFDWKGMKLSNTEVTAIPLSHIGKGEGFAGIIGFNTFKNYQLTFDYQRGILKGSTKKDIEKEAKENGKLISTIPFELKDHMPVFEVEINGKKYKVGLDTGASVNVMNTKNFDDFNNSVSNIREVSMKGFGEETKVKRGSIKETKIGGLNYDNMDYNFESSSLNNLNKQYKYGIDGLVGCEFLKKYITVVDFNSKEIRIYDGVII from the coding sequence ATGATGAATAAAAATTACTTTGTAATACTTTTGGTATTACTGTCTTCAGCAATGTCTTTATCGGCAAAAGCAACACTTTCCGGAAAATTATTCTATAGTACCGTCTTTAAAGATAAAAATGATAAGGGCCCCAATGAAAATAAATCAAGCAAAAAGAGAAGTACGTTTTCAGGTGAATTTGTAACGGATTTTACTATGAAAAACGGATTGATTTATGTAAATGCAAGTTTGGATGGAAACGTAAGATCTTTTTTACTGGATAGCGGATTGGGATGTGACCTTATTCTGAATTCTGAAGCTAAATTTTTAGAAAACTTAAAAGAGACAGACATTTGCATCAATGGTATGGGGAGTGGGAAATGTAGAGCAGTAGAGACTTCATGGGTTGGTACATTCGACTGGAAGGGGATGAAACTTTCTAACACGGAAGTTACGGCCATACCACTTTCACATATAGGAAAAGGCGAGGGTTTTGCCGGGATTATTGGCTTTAACACTTTTAAAAACTATCAGTTAACTTTTGATTATCAAAGAGGTATCTTAAAAGGAAGTACAAAAAAAGATATTGAAAAAGAAGCAAAAGAAAACGGAAAGCTTATCTCAACAATACCTTTTGAATTAAAAGATCATATGCCTGTGTTTGAGGTTGAAATTAACGGTAAAAAATATAAAGTAGGACTGGACACCGGAGCTTCTGTAAATGTAATGAATACTAAAAACTTTGATGATTTCAACAATTCTGTATCTAATATTAGGGAAGTTTCAATGAAAGGATTTGGTGAAGAAACTAAAGTAAAAAGAGGAAGTATCAAAGAGACAAAAATAGGAGGTTTAAATTATGATAACATGGATTATAATTTTGAGAGTTCATCTCTGAATAATCTGAATAAACAATATAAATACGGTATCGACGGATTAGTGGGTTGTGAGTTTTTAAAGAAATACATCACTGTTGTTGATTTTAACTCAAAAGAAATTCGAATTTATGATGGTGTAATTATTTAA
- a CDS encoding DoxX family protein — MKLLTILFATFILTLFATKLFQGSWNLLFSGNLGMAVFIIFTGLSHFKFQKGMAMMIPDFIPFKMFWVYFTGLVEIAAGIGLMIPSIRETTAILLIIFYVLVFVANINSSKQNINIFKADYTGPGMNYLYKQRIPMQIILIAWTWYFGIYLM; from the coding sequence ATGAAATTATTAACCATCCTTTTTGCGACATTTATTTTGACGTTGTTCGCAACCAAACTTTTTCAGGGAAGCTGGAACCTGTTATTTTCAGGTAATCTTGGAATGGCTGTTTTTATCATTTTTACAGGACTTTCTCATTTTAAGTTTCAGAAAGGAATGGCTATGATGATTCCGGATTTTATACCTTTCAAAATGTTTTGGGTATATTTTACGGGATTGGTCGAAATTGCAGCGGGAATTGGATTGATGATTCCCTCAATTAGAGAAACCACAGCTATTTTATTAATTATTTTCTATGTTTTGGTTTTTGTTGCGAATATTAATTCTTCAAAGCAAAATATTAATATTTTCAAAGCAGATTATACCGGCCCGGGAATGAACTACCTTTATAAACAGAGAATTCCGATGCAGATTATTTTAATAGCCTGGACTTGGTATTTTGGAATTTATTTAATGTAG
- a CDS encoding VOC family protein: MAKLNPYLNFDGKAEEAFNFYKSVFGGEFRGEVHKMGNAPGTENLSDEEKNRVMHIALPIGDDLLMASDIVPSFGQNLNIGNNNYVSIFPESKEEADRLFKGLSEGGNIEMPIEDQFWGDYFGSFQDKYGVHWMVNYNEEYAK, from the coding sequence ATGGCAAAACTAAATCCATACCTAAATTTTGACGGAAAAGCAGAAGAAGCTTTCAACTTTTACAAATCTGTTTTCGGCGGAGAGTTTCGTGGTGAGGTCCACAAAATGGGAAATGCTCCCGGAACTGAAAATTTATCAGACGAAGAAAAAAACAGAGTGATGCACATCGCGCTTCCGATTGGTGATGATTTGCTGATGGCCTCAGATATTGTTCCTAGTTTCGGACAAAATCTTAACATTGGAAACAACAATTATGTTTCAATTTTCCCTGAATCCAAAGAAGAAGCAGACAGACTTTTCAAAGGACTTTCTGAAGGTGGAAACATTGAAATGCCGATTGAAGATCAGTTTTGGGGAGACTATTTCGGAAGCTTTCAGGATAAATATGGAGTTCATTGGATGGTGAACTATAACGAAGAATACGCAAAATAA
- a CDS encoding SDR family oxidoreductase, protein MKTQNKSQSKSKVPKDGLFPEIIRESYKGSEKLLHKKAVISGGDSGIGQAVAVHFAREGADVAIIYKESDDDAKETQKLVEKEGKTCLLLKGDVSEKKNQKKFLEKIKKEWGTLDILINNAGIQFPKDDIENISDEQILKTFNTNIISMISFTRDSLQLMSEGARIICTTSVTAYRGSNHLIDYSATKGAIATFVRSLATNLAEKKILVNGIAPGPIWTPLVKETFDDLSTFGKDTPLKRAGQPSEVAPAYVFLASEDANYITGEIIHINGGDFVGG, encoded by the coding sequence ATGAAAACACAGAACAAATCACAATCTAAATCAAAAGTTCCTAAAGACGGATTATTTCCCGAAATTATCCGTGAAAGTTACAAGGGAAGTGAGAAACTGCTTCATAAAAAAGCAGTCATATCCGGTGGTGACAGCGGAATTGGGCAGGCGGTAGCTGTTCATTTTGCCAGGGAAGGGGCAGATGTTGCAATTATCTATAAAGAAAGCGACGATGATGCAAAAGAAACCCAAAAGCTGGTAGAGAAAGAAGGTAAAACCTGTCTTTTGTTGAAAGGGGATGTTTCTGAAAAGAAAAATCAAAAGAAATTTCTGGAAAAAATTAAAAAAGAATGGGGAACGCTGGATATATTGATTAATAATGCCGGGATTCAATTTCCTAAAGATGATATTGAAAATATTTCCGATGAGCAGATTCTCAAGACTTTTAATACCAATATTATTTCTATGATTTCCTTTACCAGAGATAGTTTACAGCTGATGAGCGAAGGAGCAAGGATTATTTGTACAACATCAGTTACGGCATATCGCGGAAGCAATCACCTGATTGATTATTCGGCTACAAAAGGTGCTATTGCTACATTTGTCCGGTCATTGGCTACCAATTTGGCGGAGAAAAAGATACTTGTGAATGGTATTGCGCCCGGCCCGATCTGGACACCTCTTGTGAAAGAAACTTTTGATGACCTCTCAACTTTCGGAAAAGATACTCCGTTAAAACGTGCAGGACAGCCATCGGAAGTTGCACCGGCTTATGTTTTCTTGGCTTCAGAAGATGCAAATTATATCACTGGCGAGATCATTCATATCAATGGAGGAGATTTTGTAGGAGGATAA
- a CDS encoding SRPBCC domain-containing protein, whose amino-acid sequence MEKLSFEIQISAPPEKVWSVLWDEISYRQWTTAFTEGSFYQGTLEEGSIVKFFDPDNNGMYSQVVKNIPNKEMKFLHLGEIYDGVEVPQEWGEATEAYILEENDEGTKLMSEIQTTAEFKEFFEDKFPKALQFVKNLSENQL is encoded by the coding sequence ATGGAAAAACTATCATTTGAAATCCAGATAAGTGCACCACCTGAGAAAGTGTGGAGCGTGTTGTGGGACGAGATTTCTTACAGACAATGGACGACGGCTTTTACCGAGGGTTCCTTTTATCAGGGGACATTGGAGGAAGGGAGTATTGTAAAGTTTTTTGATCCGGATAACAATGGAATGTACAGCCAGGTTGTGAAAAATATTCCGAATAAAGAAATGAAATTTTTACATCTTGGAGAAATATATGATGGGGTAGAAGTTCCTCAGGAATGGGGAGAAGCTACGGAAGCCTATATTTTGGAAGAAAATGATGAAGGAACAAAATTAATGAGTGAAATTCAGACAACCGCGGAATTTAAAGAGTTTTTTGAGGATAAATTTCCAAAAGCTCTACAGTTTGTTAAAAACCTTTCCGAAAATCAGTTATAA
- a CDS encoding VOC family protein, producing the protein MNNDIFPCLWYDGDAKESADFYCKVFNGKVTADTPVVMNIDVFGQKLMLLNGGPQFKKNASVSFMVICDTEDEVQKYWDQLMDGGMALMPLDSYSWSKKYGWVQDKYGVTWQIFLGEKASDQKLVPTLMFIHENNGKAMEAMELYTKTFPNSKIGNILKYGEGSEGHPIQEPDENIQHAHFEIDGYTFFCMDNSYDHKFDFNEGISMVVMTDDQEQTDKYWNTLTSNGGRESMCGWLKDKYGFSWQIVPKRLIRLMSDPDQEKAQKVVQAMMKMQKIVIKDLEEAYSS; encoded by the coding sequence ATGAATAACGATATTTTTCCGTGCCTTTGGTACGATGGGGATGCAAAAGAATCAGCAGATTTTTATTGCAAAGTGTTTAACGGAAAAGTTACGGCAGATACCCCTGTTGTGATGAATATTGATGTTTTCGGACAAAAATTAATGCTCTTAAACGGTGGCCCTCAATTCAAGAAAAATGCCTCTGTTTCGTTCATGGTGATTTGTGACACTGAAGATGAGGTGCAGAAATACTGGGATCAATTAATGGATGGCGGAATGGCTCTGATGCCTTTGGATTCCTACTCATGGAGCAAAAAATATGGCTGGGTTCAGGATAAGTATGGCGTGACATGGCAGATATTTTTAGGCGAAAAAGCAAGTGATCAAAAATTAGTTCCAACATTAATGTTTATCCATGAAAATAATGGAAAAGCCATGGAAGCCATGGAACTTTATACCAAAACTTTCCCGAATTCCAAGATAGGAAATATTTTGAAGTATGGAGAAGGAAGCGAAGGTCACCCAATTCAGGAACCGGATGAAAATATCCAACACGCACATTTTGAAATTGATGGCTATACTTTCTTCTGCATGGATAATTCTTACGATCATAAATTTGATTTTAATGAAGGAATTTCAATGGTTGTAATGACCGACGATCAGGAGCAAACCGATAAATACTGGAATACTTTAACTTCAAACGGAGGAAGGGAAAGCATGTGCGGATGGCTGAAAGACAAATATGGTTTTAGCTGGCAAATTGTTCCAAAAAGACTGATTCGGCTGATGAGTGATCCGGATCAGGAAAAAGCTCAGAAAGTGGTTCAGGCAATGATGAAAATGCAAAAAATTGTCATCAAAGATCTGGAAGAAGCTTATAGTTCATAA
- a CDS encoding SRPBCC family protein, whose product MEPIKIDITILAPVQKVWDYFNDPKHITKWNFAHETWQCSRAENDLRVGGKLKVRMEAKDGSFGFDFEGIYDEIIPNERIKYHLEDGRNVEIIFDKIDENTTKVTEIFDPEKQNSAEMQRDGWYAILNNFHKYVENN is encoded by the coding sequence ATGGAACCTATTAAAATTGACATTACGATTTTAGCCCCTGTTCAAAAGGTTTGGGATTATTTCAATGACCCGAAACATATTACAAAATGGAATTTTGCCCACGAAACATGGCAGTGTTCAAGAGCTGAAAATGATTTGAGGGTAGGTGGAAAGCTTAAAGTAAGAATGGAAGCAAAAGACGGCAGCTTCGGTTTTGATTTTGAAGGAATTTATGATGAAATTATTCCGAATGAAAGAATAAAATATCATTTGGAAGATGGAAGAAACGTAGAGATCATTTTCGATAAAATTGATGAAAACACAACAAAAGTGACTGAAATATTCGATCCTGAGAAACAAAACTCAGCTGAAATGCAAAGAGACGGCTGGTATGCGATATTGAATAATTTTCATAAATATGTAGAAAATAATTAA